CGGTGAACTTTCCCCCAGTAAAACTCTCTGCTGGGGCTGTGCTGGCTGATTTTTGGGGTTCAACCTGGGGATCCAACTTCACTGATAAACTAAGAAAGGTCTGTCTTGAAGGATGAATTCCTTTGAGCCTAGGTATACTAGGTCTTGATCACTGGAGTAAGGCAGTGTGGCCATGTGTGACTATATCCTCACTGTCTCCGCCATCTGTCAGGATAGGGCCACAGTCTGGTAGCTGTACTAGGGGCAGTGCCAGTCAGTTGGCTCGGCTGTGTCTGAGGGATTAACACTTCAGGCAGCGGCCGCCCGCAACCAGCCTTCCCAGTTTAGCTGCATGTgacgtgcctgtgtgtgtcagcACTGGGGAGAGAATAGACTTTGGTCTCTACAAGGGTCCTCAGATGTCATTACCGACAGCTGAGTGAGCCACTGACAGAGACAACGTTCACCTCAAACTCACACTCCTATCTCTCTgcatctctttccctttctcttgcTCTCACCTACTATCCTCCACTCTCCTTGTTCTTTCTATCCTCCGTTCTCTCTCATAGGGGGGAGGAATGGGGTGAAGGGTGGGTCTGGTGCCAGTGATGATGACCTGGCGTCTGATGTGCTCAGTCACTACAGCAGTGCCAGCGAGAACGCCTCGGTGCTGGACGACAGCCCaggtgggtacacacacacacacacacacacacacacacacacacacacacacacacacacacacacacacacacacacacacacacaagctaagTCAACATTCATGTGCTctcacacacctaaacacaggTGCATCATCCAAAGAAGTGTCATGCAGTTGAGATCAGCTCTTTGTTTTGGTGCTTACCTGTCGTTTCCTCTGTGTCCACCACAGGAGCAGGTGAGCCACTAGATGAACAGACTGCCCAGGAGGAGACCGAGGACAAGCTGAAACAATGCATAGACAACCTGATGGACAAGAGGTGGGTCTCGCAggatttaaaatgtttttacagGGGGACTTACTGTACACCTAACTTCCCAGAAAACTAAAGCCACCAACGTTGCTAGTACTTGGGTAAATGGACATGAGGAACATAAGATCAGCTTCAACATAATGGTGTAGTGTAAGAGGTGTCCTCTCATAACTACAGCGTTAGGCAGCTGTGTGGAGACATACTGACGTGCCCCTTCCTCCTGTCCCTCGCAGTGCAAAGACACGCCTGGCAGCCCTGGAGTCTCTGAGAGGGGCCTTCTCATCCAGGCTGCTCTGTGACTTCCTGACAGAGAGACGCCTCACCATCAGCGACTGCCTGGAGAGGAGCCTGCGCAAGGGTGAGACTGACACCGTGCGACTGTCTTTGATGATGGTGGAGGGAGGAAGCTAGAGGCTGAATTTACCTACTCAAACGCAGGTTACTTTAGGTGGTGCTAGGCCAAGGAGATGAATTCGACCCGCACACACTTTTTGGTCTACCATGCCTTTATTTGGCTGGAAAATGAACATTGCTGATCCAGTGGATCATCTTCAAGGATACCTGAATTTAGTCTCTATGAATTCAGAGTTTTTCTTGACAAAGTCCTGCAATAGCCTGACTTCTCTTGTTGACCTTAAGGATTGTAAAAGGTTTCTTACCCTccacccctttttctccctctgtttctgtccatcattctctccattctcctctcaGGTGGTGGAGAGGAGCAGGCTGCAGCAGCCACAGTGTGTGCCCAGCTGTGTGTGCAGCTGGGCGGGGGGGACGAGAGCGAGGAGGGCTTCAAGATCCTTCGACCCGTACTCAGCGCCATCGTGATTGACGGCTGTGCCAGTGTGGCCGCCCGCCAGAGTGTGAGTGTCACCATTGGCCTTCACCACAGTTTTCCACTGAAAGTGCATGTATTCTTATAAGCCCACTCAGAGTTGAAGAGTTCCATCTTTGTTTTCCCTGTCAGTGTGCCAGTGCTCTGGGTATGTGCTGCTATGTTTCTGCTGCGGAAGATGGAGAGGTGAGAATCTCTAGAAATCCTTTTCATTCTATTTCTCTGTAGCTGGAATAGAAACGTAATATGGCAAATCACGTACTTAATTTAATGTTTCTCCTTCACTGTCTGTCttaatcgctctctctctcgctctggcaGGACTTGGTCAAATCCATGAGTCACCTGGAAAGTGTGTTCACCACGTCGTACCCCAACTTTGAGGGCACCCTGCCCACCCCCAAGGCCGGTACCCCTGGGCTCCACAGCGCCGCCCTGCACGCTTGGGCTCTACTCGTCACCCTCTGCCCCGCCTCCCGCCTCACTGTGCTGCTAGACATGTGAGGGAAACACACAGAACAGGGCAGCGTCTTAAACGACACCAATCCCCATGTACTAAAGTGGTGCAGTACAAATTAGTGGAATAAATGGGGAATAGGCTGCTATTTCACATACAGACAGGATCTTGCCAATGAGGGGAAAAACAGCAAGATGGCACCTTCAATAAAAAGTTCATTTAACCTGTCGGTTTGCTCATCTCACTTCCTCTGTCTCCTATTGTGCTCAGACATCTACTCAAGTTACAGGCCTGCCTGGAGAGCAGCGATGTTAACTACAGGATTGCTGTCGGGGAAACCATCGCCCTGCTGGTTGAACTGGGAAGAGATATAGACAGGGTATGTTCTGCCTCGTGACCAACCAGGGGCTGTaggtttagccttttagatcacaatgaataagattagACAttgaggacctgatcctagatcagcagtcttattctgagacactttgtgaatacagTCCCTGGTCTTATTCACACAGGCTCAAACACAATATGGAGCCAATGTAGATCCCATGGAGAGGAAGTGAGGAAATATCCCTCCTTATCCTTGTGTTTTTCTCTGTAGGAATTTGAAGACAGCGACATGCTGTGTGAGTGCCTGAAAGGTCTGGCCACTGACGGGAACAAACACCGTGCCAAGAACGACAGGAGGAAACAGCGCTCCATATTCAGAGAGGTGCTGCACTACATAGAGGTGAGGAACCACCCGTCCCTCCACATACACTTCTAACGTTGCTTAATGGGTTTAAAATTCACCCCAGACCAGTCTCTCTAACTGGAGACCATAGGTCAgtgtgagaaataaatacatatatatatatatagttatattctctccccctcctgtgCAGAATGAGGACTTCACAGAAGAGAAGATCCGCTTTGGTGTGGAGGGCATCTACATTGACAGCTGGATGCGCAGGAGGGTCTACGATGCCTTCAAAGAGGTGCTGGAGTCTGGAGTGAGACACCACCTTCAGGTTAGGACAAATTCTAGGTCTAGAAGTGTTTGTGAGGTAAGTATACTTTTTTACAGCAGAGATATCTGGTATCTCTGCAACCAACAATGTTCTAATCAAATGTCTGAAAGGGTTTTGATGCTTGTTTGCCTATGCTTTCTCATGTATCATTTAGCAATTGCTAATAGTCAGCTTGTCATTCTATGATATTTAAGGGTGTGCCTGGTCTTGTCTATGTAGTTTAATCCGTTGCTGAGGGATATCTTTGGCCTGGGACCCCCTCTGATTCTGGACTCCTCCGTCAAAGCCAGCAAGATCTCCCGTTTCGAGAAGGTGACCCCACATCCTATGAACTTTAaaatctctgtaaacccaccaaCAGATTACCACTGCCCTGAAACCATAACCACTGCCCTAACACCAGAAAATACTGTTCAACAACCACACACATATCATGTGAGATCTCCACTGTCTAATGAAATATATGTTGGTTAAACAAAATGGAGCTGCCCATTAGCTTCTTTAGCAGGTACTATGACATGTTATGGGTTTGCCTAGTCTTCACAGGACCCAATAGAAACCTGCCCTCCATATTGGTATTCTTCATTTTGAACCAGTTGATTTATTTCCCTCACAGCATCTGTTCAACTCAGCGGCCTTCAAAGCCAGGACTAAACTAAGGAACAAAGTGAGGGACAAGAGAGCAGATGTGATGTGAGGAATGAAAGAGCGGATTGGAGGAGAGGAATTGATGGAACGTGCCTTGGCCCCATAGGATGGAGACCCTGAGGAGAAGAATACTGGGGTATATTTATTGAAGTGAAATGTTTgtaacgttgcagatagaaatataGTGAATAGAGCTGACATGATTTCCTTTTCCAAATGACAAACAATCCTATCTGTTCTTCACAGTACATTTCTATAGGAATGTTCTGTAACGTTACACCCTCTTGAATAGGCCCCTTGCCCAAACTCATCTCACAGGACACAATGGCTGCTGCCAAACCAGGGACTTTGCAGACAATGCAAACGCGTGTGCGcgcatgtttttttatttgtaatttaaCACTACATAATAAAATCATGACACCTACGGGACGCCTGAAAATCAAACAGAAAGGTGGTTTATTGTATCTTTTTATTAATATTTTCGGAAGAATATCTTAACCATTTCTTGTCATGTACAGTATTTGATTTTCTCATTTATTGAAAGTGGGAGAACAGTACATAGATTTTTAAAAGAAGTTCTGTTTACAGACTTCAGATATGGGAAGAGGACAAGGAATGTAAGTTTGGGTGTTTTCATGTATATTTTTATGCTGGTTGGTTGTGCATATAATCTATACATGTaaactgaacaacaatataaaagcaacatgtcgtgttggtcctgtgtttcatgagctgaaataaaagatcctagaaagggcttatttctctcattttgtgcacaattttttgtacatctctgttagtgagcatttctcctttgccaagataaggtggatggattatccaAAAACTGATTACGGCATAatcattaaacaggtgcaccttgtgctggggacaataaaaggccactctaaaatgcgcAGGTTTGTCACAAAACAGTGTCACAgatgtcaagttttgagggagcgtgcaatatccaccagagctgttgccagaaaatgttcatttctctaccataaactacCTCCAATGTCGATTTGGaggatttggcagtacgtccaaccgcagaccatgtgtaaccatgccagcccaggacctccacatccggcttcacctgcgggatcgtctgagaccagccacctggacaggtGATGAAACTGCGGGTTTGCaaaaccgaagaatttctgctcAAACTTTCAGGAACTGTCTTGGAATCTCATCTGCATgcttgttgtcctcaccagggtcttgacctgactgcatttCAGCATTGTAACCAACTTCAgtaggcaaatgctcacctttgatagccactggcacgctggagaagtttGCTCTTCACGGgtcaatcctggtttcaactgtactgggcagatggcagacggcGTGTATGGccttgtgtgggcgagtggtttgctcatgtcaatgttgtgaacagagtaccctATGGTGgcgttggggttatggtatgggcaggcataagctatggacaatgaacacaatttgcattttattgatggcaatttgaatgcacatagataccgtgacgagatcctgaggcccgttgtcacaccattcatccgcctccatcacctcatgtttcagcatgataatgcacagccccatgttgcatGGATCTGTTCACAATTTATGGaagatgaaaatgtcccagttcttccacagcctgcatactcaccagacacgtcacccattgagcatgtttgggatgctctggcccgacatgtacaacagcgtgttccagttccctccaatatccagcaacttcacacagccattgaagaggagtgggacaacattccacaggccacaatcaatagcctgatcaactctgtgaAGGAGACGTCGTGCTGGATGAGGCAAATGGGGGTCACATCAgatacttttatttcttattttctgATCCAAGCCCGTACTTTAAAAAAAGAAAGGTATTTGTGACAAACAGATGCTTTTCTGTATTACCAGTCAtgcgaaatccatagatcagggcctaatgaatttatttaaattgactggtttccttaaatgaactgatactcggtaaaatctttgaaattgttctatgttgggtttatatttttgttcattgtctATACAAATACATATGTACTCTAGGAGTGGACTCCAACAACAAAGTGCCATATAACTGATCATGTTGTTTTCCAAGATAGCATTGTATTTTGATGAACAATGCTATGTGACCCAAAGGATGAGGCAAATAAATAGATTATGGATAAATGTAATAACACAGTAAGGCTGTTGTATCTATGTAATCATTCATTATTTTCTCTGTGTTTATGTTAAATGTCTTAATGTTTGCATTGTAATGCACAGATCATAGGCAAGGGATGAAAAGTCACCATTTATGGATCGCTGCAGCACACGGTATTAATATATCTAGTTGGATTTGATAGGGAAGGATAGCGTTTTCATTTTGTGAATCCACACTGGACAACAAATCAGTGACTGCAAGgtcatgtgttgctgctgccCCCTTGCGTTTGGTCTCCATCACCCCTGTTCTGCTAAATCTCATTCTCCACAAAATGGTATCATCTGCCGTGTCAACATGGAGCCCCTGGTAAAAGATGAGAAATTATTATTGCATTTTTTTGCAGATTTAGAAGTAATAATTTCAAACAAAATGTGACGATTTTGTTCCATATTTATTAATATTAAAGTCAGCTCTAAACGTTCTACATTTAAGCAGATAATTCATGTTCGTTGCATGAACGAGTTGCTTCATATCACCTGTGCTCAAACGAATCGATAAATGTGGTTAGTGCATGCAGTGTAAAGTGTTTCCAAATACAGTCGACAGCCGCAGGTCTCTGTTAACTAACTCTACTGCACCTCCCACCTAGGCACGAATGGAACCCGATGCTGTCATTACTTTGTACAAGGAATATAGTGGGTATCCCATTCCTATTATGCCTTCGTGATTGCGACTGAACCAGAAGGATGCTGCATTACTAGTTTTTAATTTGTCGACAggtgagctcacacacacactgatttaaACCATACAAAAGCCATATGCGCACAAGCTGGTGCGTAAAAAGCTTTTTTTTGTGCATGCTCTTTGCTTTAAAATgtacctttaaaaaatatatatatttacatctttCAAACTTCTCCACAAACTGCACTCAGAGTGGAGCCAAAGTGAGACAGTCAGTGGAAACGGACTGCACAATACCCAGCAGTGGACACTGATTCAAGAAGAGGAGACTAAAGATCTTACCAACCCCTGCAGTCTCTTACACCATGAGTAAGtagcagacagacggacagacaagcCCCCACCTCACACTTACCTGGTGCTGCAATGCCTTTGGATGATGTTACATAGTATGTGTGTAAAAAtcctttaaagtactacttaagtagttttttggggtatacGTACTTTAGTTTACTattgatatttttgacaacttttacttccctacattcctaaagaaaataatatactttttactccatacattttccctgacacccaaaagtacttgttacatcttgacaggaaaatggtgaATTTCACGcagttatcaagagaacatccatgttcatccctactgcatctgatctggcggactcactaaacagagaacatccatgttcatccctactgcatctgatctggcggactcactaaacagagaacatccatgttcatccctactgcatctgatctggcggactcactaaacagagaacatccatgttcatccctactgcatctgatctggcggactcactaaacagagaacatccatgttcatccctactgcatctgatctggcggactcactaaacagagaacatccatgttcatccctactgcatctgatctggcggactcactaaacagagaacatccatgttcatccctactgcatctgatctggcggactcactaaacagagaacatccatgttcatccctactgcatctgatctggcggactcactaaacagagaacatccatgttcatccctactgcatctgatctggcggactcactaaacagagaacatccatgttcatccctactgcatctgatctggcggactcactaaacagaacatccatgttcatccctactgcatctgatctggcggactcactaaacagagaacatccatgttcatccctactgcatctgatctggaggactcactaaacagagaacatccatgttcatccctactgcatctgatctggcggactcactaaacagagaacatccatgttcatccctactgcatctgatctggcggactcactaaacagagaacatccatgttcatcccta
This genomic stretch from Oncorhynchus kisutch isolate 150728-3 linkage group LG24, Okis_V2, whole genome shotgun sequence harbors:
- the LOC109869343 gene encoding interferon-related developmental regulator 2-like; its protein translation is MPRSKKGKRSSNKGGRNGVKGGSGASDDDLASDVLSHYSSASENASVLDDSPGAGEPLDEQTAQEETEDKLKQCIDNLMDKSAKTRLAALESLRGAFSSRLLCDFLTERRLTISDCLERSLRKGGGEEQAAAATVCAQLCVQLGGGDESEEGFKILRPVLSAIVIDGCASVAARQSCASALGMCCYVSAAEDGEDLVKSMSHLESVFTTSYPNFEGTLPTPKAGTPGLHSAALHAWALLVTLCPASRLTVLLDIHLLKLQACLESSDVNYRIAVGETIALLVELGRDIDREFEDSDMLCECLKGLATDGNKHRAKNDRRKQRSIFREVLHYIENEDFTEEKIRFGVEGIYIDSWMRRRVYDAFKEVLESGVRHHLQFNPLLRDIFGLGPPLILDSSVKASKISRFEKHLFNSAAFKARTKLRNKVRDKRADVM